The proteins below come from a single Miscanthus floridulus cultivar M001 chromosome 1, ASM1932011v1, whole genome shotgun sequence genomic window:
- the LOC136483154 gene encoding zealexin A1 synthase-like — protein MLLLGLLLALPVLLIKLVHKYFQAASLSQPVKPPLRLPPGPRQLPVIGSLHHLLASRHGGLLHRAMRELSGRHGPVMLLRLGAVPTLLVSSAEAAREVLKTHDAAFASRHLTPTLDVLTIGGRDILFSPYGELWRQIRRICVLELFSARRVQSFRRIRKEEAARLFRSVADSCAAAGGGSAVVDIGELVCRAMTDTVVRSAVGGRCARRDEFLRELHRAVVLTSGFNFTDLYPSSRLVRRLSRALRETEQCNRNVRDIMGEIIREQLQNADGGQDEEDNLLAVLLRLQRDGNDDAQCPLTTDVISTVVLEIFAAGSETSSTTLEWALSELTRNPRAMRRAQTEVREAFRGQQRLAEADTAKLRYLPLVVKETLRLHVPVPFLLPRECREACRVMGYDVPRGTKVLVNAWAIARDAAYWDDPESFRPERFEGTGGVDFRGVDFEFIPFGAGRRMCPGMALGLVNMELALAGLLYHFDWTLPDGDGDGDGKVLDMSEAFGITVKRKSKLVLRATPRVPCSY, from the coding sequence ATGCTACTGCTGGGCCTGCTCCTCGCGCTACCCGTGCTCCTCATCAAGCTCGTTCACAAGTACTTCCAGGCGGCGTCACTGTCGCAGCCCGTGAAGCCGCCGCTGCGCCTGCCTCCGGGACCACGGCAGCTGCCGGTGATCGGcagcctccaccacctcctcgcgTCGCGCCACGGCGGCCTCCTGCACCGCGCGATGCGCGAGCTGTCAGGCCGGCACGGCCCGGTGATGCTGCTCCGGCTGGGCGCCGTGCCGACGCTGCTGGTGTCCTCGGCTGAGGCGGCCAGGGAGGTGCTGAAGACCCACGACGCGGCGTTCGCCAGCCGGCACCTGACGCCGACGTTGGACGTGTTGACCATCGGGGGCCGCGACATCCTCTTCTCCCCCTACGGCGAGCTGTGGCGCCAGATCCGGCGGATCTGCGTGCTGGAGCTCTTCTCGGCGCGCCGCGTGCAGTCGTTCCGCCGCATCCGGAAGGAGGAGGCTGCGAGGCTCTTCCGGTCCGTGGCCGACtcctgcgccgccgccggcggaggCAGCGCGGTGGTGGACATCGGCGAGCTGGTCTGCCGCGCCATGACAGACACCGTGGTGCGGTCGGCCGTCGGCGGGCGGTGCGCGCGAAGGGACGAGTTCCTGCGCGAGCTCCACAGGGCCGTGGTCCTCACCTCCGGCTTCAACTTCACCGACCTGTACCCGTCGTCGCGGCTTGTGCGCCGCCTCAGCCGCGCGCTGCGGGAGACCGAGCAGTGCAACCGGAACGTGCGCGACATCATGGGCGAGATCATCCGCGAGCAGCTGCAGAACGCCGACGGCGGACAGGACGAAGAAGACAACCTGCTGGCCGTGCTGCTGAGGCTGCAGAGGGACGGCAACGACGACGCGCAGTGCCCGCTCACCACCGACGTCATCTCCACCGTCGTCCTCGAGATTTTCGCGGCGGGGAGCGAGACCTCATCGACGACGCTGGAATGGGCGCTGTCGGAGCTGACGAGGAACCCACGGGCGATGCGCAGGGCTCAGACCGAGGTGCGGGAGGCCTTCAGGGGGCAGCAGAGGCTCGCCGAGGCCGACACGGCGAAGCTGAGGTACCTGCCGCTGGTGGTGAAGGAGACGCTGCGGTTGCACGTGCCCGTGCCGTTCCTGCTGCCGCGGGAGTGCCGCGAGGCGTGCCGGGTGATGGGCTACGACGTGCCCCGGGGAACCAAGGTGCTGGTCAACGCGTGGGCGATCGCCAGGGACGCCGCGTACTGGGACGACCCCGAGTCGTTCCGGCCGGAGCGTTTCGAGGGGACTGGAGGTGTCGACTTCAGAGGCGTCGACTTTGAGTTTATCCCGTTCGGCGCCGGCAGGCGGATGTGCCCCGGCATGGCGCTGGGGCTCGTCAACATGGAGCTGGCGCTCGCGGGCCTCCTCTACCACTTCGACTGGACGCTCCCGGAcggtgacggcgacggcgacgggaaGGTGCTGGACATGAGCGAGGCGTTCGGGATCACCGTGAAGAGAAAGTCCAAGCTCGTGCTGCGCGCCACGCCGCGTGTTCCATGCTCATATTGA